The nucleotide window ATAAAGGCAACGGTATCGCATGCCGGTGCCATTGCTGCTATCTCCTGAGCTATCGCCTCCAGGGTACCTACCACGCCTCTTTTCAGTCTGGGAACGGATTCTTGAGTCATGTCTTTAGGGTAACCCTAATATATTTAAAGTTATCTATACTGAAGCGTGGAAATGATGGGTAGCTCTACTCTATCCTCACGGAATTGCTTTGTACGATCTACTCCCGTGAGAGAGGGAGTGAAACATCTAAGGAAAATCGCGGTAGAACAGTGCCCTTTTAAACAATTAAGAATTTTTGAAGTCAATAGTTGAAATAATAGATTAAAACTATTTATAGAGGATTGGAGATTTCAATAAATTATTTAATGGTAGTGTACGTAACTTAAAAGTAATATATCATATAACGTTTTAAGAGTACTTATTAATAAAAAGCTTTTATGTTGATTAATTCCGAACTAAACGATACAAGTTCAGTGTTGACAACAGCTTCAATCAGCTTAACTGATCCATCTTCGTCTCAAAACAGGTTGTTCCAGATGGATATGACTACTCGACGTAACTCTCTAGGCACTTTACCATCCCCGGGTTAGACGAACTACAGTGGCATAACTTCTCCAGCTGGATATAGGACTGATCTAGGTATTCCTGGACCCGGACCGTTAAAAAACACTGGGAACGTCATGTTAGTCCAATAACCGTTGAACACGTCAACGTTTACGTATTTTCCCAGTGGTAGAGGTGAGTTGTTCTCAACCAGATAGACGTCACTGTAACCAGCCATAATGGGACCCCCGTGCATGAAAGTCTGATTCCCTATCACTATCCTCCCAAAGCTCCCATTATAGACCAGGTAAACCGTGCGGTTATCCACGTAGACTCCGAAATGCCCTCCCCCACTTGGGTAGGGTTCACTCTGATGGGATACTTCAAACACCCTCACCAAGTCAGGGTAGATATACAGGCTTAACACAACAGCCAAAATTAACGCTATCCCCAACAACCATTTCATAATTCAGGATCCTCACGTTAAATAAATACTTTTTCCAAAGTTAGAGTATATTGAAGTTCAACTGGACTCCTCCCTCACTAGGACCATAAAACCCCACGTCTTCACCTCGTTGACGTCAACCTCCCTTCTCTCCTCACCTGATAGCAGGTCTTTGTATGTTCCTTCCAGTTTCAGGTCTCCCGTTGCGTTTGTGGATAGTATTACCATCACGTCTCCCCTCTCGTACCCAAAGGGTCTGCCCTTATATTTACCTAACTTTCCCTTTCTCCTCAGCCTAAGCCCTTCCCTTATTAAGAACATCTTAAGCCTCTCGTCCCTTATACTCCACCCCTTGGCACTTTGAGGTAGACTCTTCATGACCTCCCTCAGGTGTCTGAAATCGACTGGCATCCTGTTATCGGGGTCCGTGAGGAGGTACCTCCAGACCTCAGTACCTTGGTATATGTCTGGAACCCCAGGGCTTGTGAGCTTTAGCACAACTGTTATTAAGGAGTTCCTGTAACCCGGATCCTTTACCATCTCAACGAACTCGAGGAAGTCCTTCCTAAACTGGGAGTTGTTGAACGCCTCTTCCACAACGTCCATGACCTTCCCCTCATATTCAAGGTTTGGATCCTCCCAAGTCGTATAAACCTTAGCTTCCCTTGCCACCTTCAACATGTGATCCCTCAACCTCCTCTTATAATCTTCTGAGAATTCCTCGAAACTCCCCACGAGAGTCTGGTAAAACCTATACTCCAGGTTCCTGTCGACCTTAGGTTTAAGGATGTCATGCCACCTCAAGACCCTTTCCCTCCACTCCTCAGGAAACTGGGAAAGAGCGGATATCCTAGCCCTAACATCCTCACTGAACTTGGTATCGTGGGTCGAAGTCGCGTTCATTGTAGTCTCAGCTCTGGTAGTCATGAACCTGTGGTACTCCTCCATGGATAGGGAGAGCCTCCTGACGTCGCTCCCTACTTCGTTGATGGAGATCAGTGGGTTATATCTAAAGAGGGCGGTGTCCTCATAGCCCTTGGCGAAGATTGCTGGCATATACTGCTCTAACCTGGGTAAGATCTCCTCTGGTATCTTCCCTCCCTTGTCGCACCTCCTCACTTCGTCCATACCTCGAGGGTAATAGGTCCTGTAGACCTTCATGCAAGAGAGGAACTCCACCAGGTATTCCTGGTCAACTCCGGTGAGCTTGGACAAGTACTCAATATCGCTCTTGAAGAGTGTCCTAGCTACTAGCCTTTTGCATTCTTCTATTAACCTGTCTGGATCCAGCTCCTCCCCCGTGAACTCCCTGAATATCTCTAGAATCCTTCCAGGCTCTCTTACCAGGAGGAGGTTGGCGTAGTTAAGGAAATCGTAGCCTGTAGTACCTTCTACTCCCCAGTCCTCCAACCTCTCGTCTAAGGAGAGGATCTTCTCAACGTATATCGTCCTGTCCCCCACCAGACCCCTTAACCTCCTCAGGTACTCTCCTGGATCGAGGAGACCGTCCACGTGATCTACCCTAAAACCTGAGACTGGGAACCTGCTGATGTACTCGTGGGACTCCTTGAAGACCTCCTCCCTTTCAGCCCTCAGGGCTATGAGCTCGTTGACTGCAAAGAACCTCCTGTAACTTGGACCTTCCCTCCAGAACCTGAGCTCATAATGCTGAGAGGATAGGACCTTCCTCAAGTCCCCCGTCTCAGACCATATCCTCTTCCCCTCCTCGTTGATGGGAAACTTCATACCCTTATACACAATCCAGTCGCCCTCCACGGAGATCAGTCCTTTCCTCAAGACCTCGTCCAATTTATCCTCAAGTACCGGAAGGGCTATCCGATCTTCACAGTAGTGGTCAAAGTAGTCGTAGTATTTGCTCTCCCTCCAGTTCCTGAGCAGGTCCTGGAACCTCCAGTTGGTCTCATGAACGGACATGTGATTCGGGACTATGTCCTGTATTACACCGAGCCCGGCCTTCTTTGCTTTTCTGAGCAGGTTTAAGTACGCCTCCTCTCCCCCCAACTCGTCGTTTATGGCGCTGTGGTCCACTACGTCGTAGCCATGGGTGCTCCCAGGCCTTGCCTTCAACACAGGGGAGAGATAGAGATGGGAGACACCCAACGAGGAAAAGTAGTCCAGGAGGTCCTCCACGTCCTTAAAGGTAAACCTAGGGTTAAGCTGAAGCCTGTATGTACCCACGATCAGAGTTCCACCCTCCTGTAAACTGTGGCTGTCCTCCCCTCAACCTCCACTTCCCTTCCTCCCTCCACATACCTTTCCTTCACGTCCGGGGAGGAGGTCACCACGACCTCCCATCTCCCTTGGGGGAACTTGAACTTAACGTTGCTAGGATTAGCGTTAAGCAGAACGAGAAAGGTATCGTCCGCAACCCTTTCCCCTCTATCGTTGATCTCGTCCATTGCGCTCCCCTCCAGAATTAGGGCAACTGTCTGAGTGGGAGAATTCCACTGGTTCTCATCAACCTCCCTTCCCTGGAGGTCTAGGAAGCTTACGTCCTTCAAGGGGAGACCGTGTAGCTTCCTCCCGAGGAAGTACCTAGCCCTCCTAAAGACTGGATGAGCTTTATAGAAAGAGATGAGCTTGCTTGAAAACTCTAGGAACTTTAGCTTCCTGTCGTCGAGGTTCCAGCTATACCAACTGATCTCATTGTCCTGACAGAAAGCGTTGTTGTTCCCCCTCTGGGTTCTACTCAGCTCGTCGCCCCCGAGGATCATTGGGACACCTTGGCTGACCATGAGCGTTATCAGCAAATTCTTCTTCTGCCTCTCCCTACAGGACAGGACGTTAGGGTCGTTCGTCTCACCCTCCGCCCCGCAGTTCCAGCTGTAGTTCTCGTTCATACCGTCCTCGTTGTTGAGTCCGTTAGCTTCGTTATGTTTAACGTTGTAGCTTACCAGGTCTTCTAGGGTGAAACCGTCGTGAGAAGTGATGTAGTTAACGGAGGCGAAGGGCGTCTTGTTGTTCCCCAGGTATATGTCAGGGGAGCCCATTATTCTGTTAGCTATCTCAGAGTAAGGTAGAGCCTCGCCCCTCCAGAACCTCCTGACGGCATCCCTGTACCTCCCGTTCCACTCTCCCCACATGTGTGGGAAGTTCCCCACTTGATATCCTCCAGGTCCCACATCCCAGGGCTCAGCAATTAGCTTCACTTGGGAAAGTATCGGGTCCTGCTGTATTGCAATAAAGAAGGTGCTGAGCATGTTCACGTTGTACAGCTCCCTCGCCAGAGCTGCAGCTAGGTCGAACCTAAAGCCGTCAACGTGCATCTCAGTCACCCAATACCTTAGGCTGTCCAGGACCATCTGCATCACCCTAGGGTGACTCATGTTTAGGGTATTGCCTGTTCCGGTGAAGTCAAGGTAAAACCTCCTGTTGTCAGGCTGGAGGGTGTAGTAGGATAGGTTATCTATACCCTTGAAACTAAGGGTAGGTCCTAGATGATTCCCCTCAGCTGTGTGGTTATATACAACGTCGATGATGACCTCCAGCCCGGCGTTGTGGAGTTCGTTTACCATCCTTTTGAACTCCTGAACTTGCTCCCCCATACAACCTGAGCTCGAGTACCTACACTCCGGGGAGAAGAAGTTGATGGGATCATAGCCCCAATAATTTACCAGACCCTTCTCAACGAGGAACCTCTGGTCAATGAAGTGATAAACTGGCATCAGTTCCACGCTGGTGACATTTAAGTCCTTTAGGTAGTCTATCATCTGCTGTGAAGCTAAGCCCTGGTAAGTCCCCCTCACGTTCTCCGGAAGGTCAGGTCTAGTCTTGGTTATCCCCTTTACGTGGGTCTCATATATGACCATGTCCTTGAAGGGGATCTTGACCCTGGTGTCGTCCCACTCAAAGTACGGGTCTACAATCACGCTCTTGGGCATGAACTCGTCTGATTCCCTCTCATCAAATGAGAGGTCCTGACCCTGGTCACCTATCCTGTAGCCGAAGAGGGAATCGTCCCACTTAACGTTTCCGTTTATGGCCTTAGCGTAAGGATCTAGTAAGAGCTTATGTGGGTTGAACCTCAGTCCGACCTCGGGCTTGTAGGGGCCGTGGACCTTGTAACCATAGAGCTGACCAGGCCTGAGACCGGGGACGAAGGTGTGCCAGAGGTCTCCAGTCCTGTTCTTAAGTTCAATGGTTTCCTTAGGGTACCTCTGATTTATTGCCGAGTAAAGGTTGAGCTCTATCTTCTCAGCGTTCTCTGAAAATATGGAGAAGTTAACCCCATCTTCAGTCCAAGTGGGCCCTAGAGGGTAGGGATCCCCAGGCCTTAATGGTCTATCGCGTTGTCTGAAGAACATGGATAGAGTATATGAAAAGCAGGCTGAAAAGAGTATATGAAAACCAGGCTCACTTCCTCCCCGCAATGGTAGGGTTCCCCTCATGGATTCAGGTCTACATCTCTCATGTGGGGGCAATAGAGAGGGAGAACCTTCACGGAGGTTCATGATTTCAATGAGGTCACGGTCGTTCTCATAACCGCATAGATCGGGAGTATCTACGAGCTAACTCTTTCATTTCTTTACCGCACTTAGGACAACTTTTTTGGTCTGGCCTCTCCTGACAAGAGGCAAGACGCCTACCTCATAACTTT belongs to Metallosphaera tengchongensis and includes:
- a CDS encoding malto-oligosyltrehalose synthase encodes the protein MIVGTYRLQLNPRFTFKDVEDLLDYFSSLGVSHLYLSPVLKARPGSTHGYDVVDHSAINDELGGEEAYLNLLRKAKKAGLGVIQDIVPNHMSVHETNWRFQDLLRNWRESKYYDYFDHYCEDRIALPVLEDKLDEVLRKGLISVEGDWIVYKGMKFPINEEGKRIWSETGDLRKVLSSQHYELRFWREGPSYRRFFAVNELIALRAEREEVFKESHEYISRFPVSGFRVDHVDGLLDPGEYLRRLRGLVGDRTIYVEKILSLDERLEDWGVEGTTGYDFLNYANLLLVREPGRILEIFREFTGEELDPDRLIEECKRLVARTLFKSDIEYLSKLTGVDQEYLVEFLSCMKVYRTYYPRGMDEVRRCDKGGKIPEEILPRLEQYMPAIFAKGYEDTALFRYNPLISINEVGSDVRRLSLSMEEYHRFMTTRAETTMNATSTHDTKFSEDVRARISALSQFPEEWRERVLRWHDILKPKVDRNLEYRFYQTLVGSFEEFSEDYKRRLRDHMLKVAREAKVYTTWEDPNLEYEGKVMDVVEEAFNNSQFRKDFLEFVEMVKDPGYRNSLITVVLKLTSPGVPDIYQGTEVWRYLLTDPDNRMPVDFRHLREVMKSLPQSAKGWSIRDERLKMFLIREGLRLRRKGKLGKYKGRPFGYERGDVMVILSTNATGDLKLEGTYKDLLSGEERREVDVNEVKTWGFMVLVREESS
- the glgX gene encoding glycogen debranching protein GlgX produces the protein MFFRQRDRPLRPGDPYPLGPTWTEDGVNFSIFSENAEKIELNLYSAINQRYPKETIELKNRTGDLWHTFVPGLRPGQLYGYKVHGPYKPEVGLRFNPHKLLLDPYAKAINGNVKWDDSLFGYRIGDQGQDLSFDERESDEFMPKSVIVDPYFEWDDTRVKIPFKDMVIYETHVKGITKTRPDLPENVRGTYQGLASQQMIDYLKDLNVTSVELMPVYHFIDQRFLVEKGLVNYWGYDPINFFSPECRYSSSGCMGEQVQEFKRMVNELHNAGLEVIIDVVYNHTAEGNHLGPTLSFKGIDNLSYYTLQPDNRRFYLDFTGTGNTLNMSHPRVMQMVLDSLRYWVTEMHVDGFRFDLAAALARELYNVNMLSTFFIAIQQDPILSQVKLIAEPWDVGPGGYQVGNFPHMWGEWNGRYRDAVRRFWRGEALPYSEIANRIMGSPDIYLGNNKTPFASVNYITSHDGFTLEDLVSYNVKHNEANGLNNEDGMNENYSWNCGAEGETNDPNVLSCRERQKKNLLITLMVSQGVPMILGGDELSRTQRGNNNAFCQDNEISWYSWNLDDRKLKFLEFSSKLISFYKAHPVFRRARYFLGRKLHGLPLKDVSFLDLQGREVDENQWNSPTQTVALILEGSAMDEINDRGERVADDTFLVLLNANPSNVKFKFPQGRWEVVVTSSPDVKERYVEGGREVEVEGRTATVYRRVEL